In Diceros bicornis minor isolate mBicDic1 chromosome 24, mDicBic1.mat.cur, whole genome shotgun sequence, the following are encoded in one genomic region:
- the LOC131421070 gene encoding alpha-1-antiproteinase 2-like — MPSSITWGLLLLTGLCCLVPGSLAQDPQGDAFQETDASKHDHKHQQELPCHKIAPNLADFAFSLYHHVAHQPDTTNIFFSPVSIATAFAMLSLGAKGDTHTQILEGLNFNLTEQAEAQIHEGFQHLLLTLNRSDNQLQLTTGNGLFINESANLVNKFLEDVKNLYHSEAFSINFKDTEAAKKQINDYVEKGTQGKIVDLVEKLSEATLLALVNYIFFKGKWEKPFKAKLTTDEDFHVDENTTVRVPMMKGHGWFDVHHSDTLSSWVLLLDYKGNATAFFILPDQGRLQHLEDTLSKEILATFLENRSSSLANIRLPKLSISGTYDLISILSKLGITKVFSNQTDLSAMTEEPGLVVSKAVHKAVLTVDEEGTEAAGATEVEIVRLSAMLSPQNVEFNRPFVLIIYDRYTKSPLFVGKVVDPTKTYFLSGSAPTPGQAPALDDIKEWLTRPRLECDVQVPHPLVSESPFTSSGCV; from the exons ATGCCCTCCTCCATCACATGGGGCCTCCTCCTGCTGACAGGCCTGTGCTGCCTGGTCCCTGGCTCCCTGGCTCAGGATCCCCAGGGAGATGCTTTCCAGGAGACAGATGCCTCCAAGCATGATCACAAACACCAGCAGGAGCTACCCTGCCACAAGATTGCCCCGAACCTGGCTGACTTTGCCTTCAGCCTGTACCATCATGTGGCCCATCAGCCCGACACCACCAACATCTTCTTCTCCCCAGTGAGCATCGCCACAGCCTTTGCGATGCTCTCCCTGGGGGCCAAGGGTGACACTCACACCCAGATCCTGGAGGGCCTCAATTTCAACCTCACTGAGCAAGCAGAGGCTCAGATCCACGAAGGCTTCCAGCATCTTCTCCTCACCCTCAACCGGTCGGATAACCAGCTGCAGCTGACCACGGGCAATGGTCTGTTCATCAATGAGAGTGCGAATCTAGTGAATAAGTTTTTGGAGGATGTCAAGAACCTGTACCACTCAGAAGCCTTCTCCATCAACTTCAAGGACACCGAAGCGGCCAAGAAACAGATCAACGATTATGTAGAAAAGGGAACCCAAGGAAAAATTGTGGATTTGGTGGAAAAACTTAGCGAAGCCACACTTTTAGCTCTGGtgaattacattttctttaaag gtaAATGGGAGAAGCCCTTCAAGGCTAAGTTGACCACAGACGAGGACTTCCATGTGGACGAGAACACCACAGTCAGGGTGCCCATGATGAAAGGCCACGGCTGGTTTGACGTCCACCACTCTGACACTCTCTCCAGCTGGGTGTTGCTCCTGGACTACAAGGGCAACGCCACCGCCTTCTTCATCCTGCCTGACCAGGGGAGACTGCAGCACCTGGAGGACACGCTCAGCAAGGAAATCCTCGCCACGTTCCTGGAAAACAGATCCTCAAG TTTGGCCAATATCCGTTTGCCTAAACTGTCCATTTCTGGAACCTACGATCTGATAAGCATCCTGAGCAAACTGGGCATCACCAAGGTCTTCAGCAACCAGACTGACCTCTCAGCGATGACTGAGGAACCAGGCCTGGTGGTATCCAAG gcAGTGCACAAGGCTGTGCTGACCGTCGACGAGGAAGGGACTGAAGCTGCCGGGGCCACGGAGGTGGAAATCGTCAGGTTGTCAGCTATGTTGTCACCCCAAAATGTGGAGTTCAACAGGCCCTTCGTCTTAATCATCTACGACAGATACACCAAGAGTCCCCTCTTCGTGGGAAAGGTGGTGGATCCCACCAAAACATACTTCCTCTCTGGTTCAGCCCCCACACCAGGCCAGGCCCCTGCCCTAGACGACATTAAAGAATGGCTGACCCGGCCCAGGCTTGAGTGTGACGTGCAAGTCCCTCATCCTCTTGTCTCTGAGTCTCCCTTTACGTCCTCAGGATGTGTGTGA